One window from the genome of Cryobacterium sp. GrIS_2_6 encodes:
- a CDS encoding SPFH domain-containing protein: MNDPTQVVVQVIVVAFVAALVIFVIVTLAKSIRIIPQARAGVVERLGRYHKTLMPGLNILIPFVDRLRPLIDLREQVVSFPPQPVITEDNLVVSIDTVVYFQVTDARAATYEIANYLGAVELLTTTTLRNVVGGLNLEEALTSRDNINGQLRIVLDEATGKWGIRVGRVELKAIDPPHSIQDSMEKQMRAERDRRALILTAEGTKQSAILTAEGARQAAILSAEGDAKAAVLRAQGEAEAITTVFRAIHEGDPDPKLLAYQYLMTLPKLAEGSANKLWIVPSELTEAMKGIGRAFGERPVADSTTAPAAAPPAAAPASAGPSAEIPADAPAGSHAAEG; encoded by the coding sequence ATGAATGATCCGACCCAGGTTGTCGTGCAGGTGATCGTTGTGGCCTTCGTCGCGGCCCTTGTCATCTTCGTGATCGTCACCCTCGCGAAATCCATCCGTATCATTCCTCAGGCCAGGGCCGGCGTCGTGGAACGCCTCGGGCGCTATCACAAGACGCTCATGCCTGGCCTCAACATCCTGATCCCGTTCGTCGACCGGCTCCGGCCCCTCATCGATCTTCGTGAGCAGGTCGTCTCCTTTCCCCCGCAGCCCGTGATCACCGAGGACAACCTCGTCGTGTCGATCGACACGGTCGTGTACTTCCAGGTGACGGATGCCCGGGCTGCGACGTATGAGATCGCCAACTACCTGGGCGCGGTCGAACTGCTCACGACAACGACCCTCCGTAACGTCGTCGGCGGGCTGAACCTCGAGGAAGCTCTTACGAGCCGTGACAACATCAACGGCCAGCTCCGCATCGTCCTCGACGAAGCAACGGGCAAGTGGGGCATCCGGGTCGGCAGGGTCGAGCTCAAGGCCATCGATCCGCCGCACTCCATTCAGGACTCGATGGAGAAGCAGATGCGCGCCGAGCGTGACCGTCGCGCGCTGATCCTGACCGCAGAGGGCACCAAGCAGTCCGCCATCCTCACGGCGGAGGGCGCCCGACAGGCAGCCATCCTCTCCGCGGAGGGCGACGCGAAGGCGGCCGTGCTCCGGGCCCAGGGCGAGGCCGAGGCGATCACGACCGTGTTCAGGGCGATCCACGAGGGCGACCCCGACCCGAAACTCCTCGCGTACCAATACCTGATGACCCTGCCGAAGCTCGCGGAGGGCAGCGCGAACAAGCTGTGGATCGTGCCGAGCGAACTCACCGAGGCGATGAAGGGCATCGGCCGCGCTTTCGGCGAGCGGCCCGTCGCCGATTCCACCACCGCCCCAGCCGCCGCTCCCCCGGCTGCCGCACCCGCGTCCGCCGGGCCGTCCGCGGAGATTCCCGCCGACGCACCGGCCGGCTCGCACGCCGCAGAGGGGTAG
- a CDS encoding glycerophosphodiester phosphodiesterase family protein: MVSGGSPAFLAGSPPRIFAHRGLALNAPENTVLAFRHALENGATHLETDVHASRDGVAVLSHDARLALPELDIPLEELRIAELQRIDLGYGQSFSSLTEALDAFPEARFNLDVKSEGAIAATAAAVLAAGATGRVLVTSFSEERRRKTLRLLPGVASSASAPVVARSVVAARLGNRALLRRVLNGCVAVQVPEKASVLPVVTPHFVRAVHSAGVEVHVWTVNDPTAMERLLDTGVDGLVTDRPDLAAALVNRRSDRGIDR, translated from the coding sequence GTGGTCTCGGGCGGCTCCCCTGCATTCCTGGCCGGGTCGCCCCCGCGCATTTTCGCCCACCGCGGCCTCGCACTGAACGCCCCCGAGAACACGGTCCTCGCCTTCCGGCACGCGCTCGAGAATGGCGCGACCCACCTGGAGACCGACGTGCACGCCTCCCGCGACGGGGTCGCCGTGCTCAGTCATGACGCGCGTCTGGCCCTGCCCGAGTTGGACATCCCGCTCGAGGAGCTGCGTATCGCCGAACTGCAACGGATCGATCTCGGCTACGGCCAATCCTTCTCCTCACTCACGGAAGCCCTCGACGCCTTCCCGGAGGCGCGGTTCAACCTCGACGTGAAATCCGAGGGCGCTATCGCCGCGACGGCGGCCGCCGTCCTTGCCGCGGGCGCAACCGGGCGGGTCCTGGTGACCTCGTTCTCCGAGGAACGCCGCAGGAAGACGCTCCGGCTCCTTCCCGGCGTCGCGTCGAGCGCTTCCGCACCGGTGGTGGCTCGGTCCGTTGTCGCCGCGCGGCTCGGGAACAGGGCGCTGCTGCGACGCGTTCTCAACGGATGCGTTGCGGTCCAGGTTCCGGAGAAGGCCTCCGTGCTGCCAGTGGTGACACCTCACTTCGTGAGGGCCGTCCACTCGGCGGGCGTCGAGGTCCACGTCTGGACGGTCAACGACCCCACCGCCATGGAACGACTGCTGGACACTGGCGTCGACGGCCTTGTCACCGACCGACCCGACCTCGCCGCCGCGCTGGTCAACCGCAGATCCGACCGTGGAATCGACCGCTGA
- a CDS encoding NfeD family protein, translating into MDVFAANYAWVVWLVLILIFITIEMVTLDLTFLMISLGSLGGLISGLFGVPWWGQLVIAALLSMVLLLGIRPPLLRVLKRGGDPTLSNVDALLGQDGHIVSSTGALAQVRLANGETWTARFSPLVEPAVFTAGERVIVIAIDGATAVVIPAERNIS; encoded by the coding sequence ATGGACGTATTCGCTGCGAATTACGCGTGGGTTGTCTGGCTGGTGCTCATACTGATCTTCATCACGATCGAGATGGTCACTCTTGACCTCACGTTCCTGATGATCTCCCTCGGCAGCCTCGGCGGCCTGATTTCCGGCCTGTTCGGTGTGCCGTGGTGGGGCCAGCTCGTGATCGCGGCGCTCCTGTCCATGGTGCTGCTGCTCGGCATCCGCCCGCCCCTGCTCCGGGTGCTCAAACGAGGTGGCGACCCGACCCTCAGCAACGTCGACGCCCTCCTCGGCCAGGACGGTCACATCGTGAGCTCGACCGGGGCCCTCGCCCAGGTGCGCCTCGCGAACGGTGAGACCTGGACTGCGCGCTTCTCTCCCCTCGTCGAGCCGGCCGTTTTTACGGCGGGCGAGCGCGTCATCGTCATCGCCATCGACGGAGCGACCGCAGTGGTCATCCCCGCAGAAAGGAACATTTCATGA
- the lnt gene encoding apolipoprotein N-acyltransferase — translation MSVVQVSVAPVNRVDVEVNRVGRTADRGDFRLPLPAALVLAAGAGAILDGGFPDRSWWILAPVGVLLMFLALLGRRPGPALLVGMVAGLSFWLIHISWITLYLGPVPWLALGGLEAIFFGVGLWLIAVVLNRGPLAWPTRWGRLGMVPLVVAALWTAREAISAVWPYGGFAWGRVAISQSESPFAGLVAWVGMSGLSFLMVWLSAVALQLLREVGSGVLARWTVLTASVALLLVVPAVSIAQSGEARIAAVQGASDAGLFARYSPGQILADHTSATLPLVGQPVDFVVWPENGSDIDPTRSQDAADVLNYVSRAMMAPLITGTITYRDGKYYNTSLLWKAGEGVTALYDKVHPVPFAEYMPDRAFWRPFAPDLIDLISRDYQLGTQPNVFDVNGILAGIAICFDIADDQLVHQMIDSGATVILAQTNNADFGHTEESVQQLAIARLRAIEAGRTVVNISTVGSSAIIAPDGHTMDSLPTWVPGAMVQTVPLSTTLTPAMVAGRDVEWLVSGLGLAGLVFCLFFAPSARSDARRRAAVASIRPVNAERTRRNRVRA, via the coding sequence GTGAGCGTCGTGCAGGTGAGCGTCGCCCCGGTGAACCGTGTCGACGTAGAGGTGAACCGCGTCGGGAGGACCGCGGACCGCGGGGACTTCCGCCTGCCGCTCCCGGCCGCCCTGGTGCTGGCCGCGGGCGCGGGCGCCATCCTCGATGGCGGCTTCCCCGACCGCTCCTGGTGGATCCTCGCTCCGGTCGGCGTGCTGCTGATGTTTCTCGCCCTGCTCGGCCGCCGACCGGGACCGGCGCTACTGGTCGGCATGGTCGCCGGACTGTCGTTCTGGCTGATCCACATCAGCTGGATCACCCTCTACCTCGGCCCGGTGCCCTGGCTCGCGCTCGGCGGACTCGAGGCGATCTTCTTCGGCGTCGGGCTGTGGCTCATCGCCGTGGTCCTCAACCGCGGACCTCTGGCCTGGCCGACCCGATGGGGACGCCTGGGTATGGTTCCGCTGGTCGTGGCCGCCCTCTGGACGGCGCGTGAGGCGATTTCCGCGGTCTGGCCGTATGGCGGCTTCGCCTGGGGCCGCGTGGCGATCTCGCAGTCGGAGAGTCCGTTTGCCGGCCTCGTCGCCTGGGTCGGGATGTCCGGGCTCAGCTTCCTGATGGTCTGGCTGAGTGCGGTCGCGCTGCAGCTGCTGCGTGAGGTCGGCTCGGGGGTGCTGGCCAGGTGGACCGTGCTCACGGCATCCGTCGCCCTGCTCCTCGTCGTGCCGGCGGTGTCCATCGCCCAGTCGGGGGAGGCCAGGATCGCCGCCGTCCAGGGCGCTTCCGATGCCGGGCTCTTTGCGCGGTATTCGCCGGGGCAGATCCTCGCCGACCACACCTCCGCAACCCTCCCGCTGGTCGGGCAGCCTGTCGACTTCGTCGTGTGGCCGGAGAACGGCAGTGACATCGACCCGACCCGGTCGCAGGACGCCGCCGACGTCCTCAACTACGTGAGCCGCGCGATGATGGCCCCACTCATCACGGGGACGATCACTTACCGGGACGGCAAGTACTACAACACGAGCCTGCTCTGGAAGGCGGGGGAGGGCGTCACAGCGCTCTACGACAAGGTCCACCCGGTACCATTCGCGGAGTACATGCCTGATCGGGCATTTTGGCGCCCCTTTGCCCCGGATCTGATCGACCTTATCTCGCGGGACTACCAGCTCGGCACCCAGCCGAACGTCTTCGACGTGAACGGGATCCTGGCCGGCATCGCCATCTGCTTCGACATCGCAGACGACCAGCTCGTTCACCAGATGATCGACTCCGGGGCCACGGTCATCCTGGCGCAGACCAACAACGCCGACTTCGGGCACACGGAAGAGAGCGTCCAGCAGCTCGCGATCGCCCGGCTGCGCGCCATCGAGGCCGGGCGCACCGTCGTCAATATTTCGACGGTCGGGTCGAGCGCCATCATCGCGCCCGACGGCCACACGATGGACAGCCTGCCGACGTGGGTCCCCGGCGCCATGGTGCAGACCGTTCCGCTCAGCACGACGCTGACCCCCGCGATGGTTGCCGGGCGGGACGTCGAGTGGCTTGTCTCCGGGCTCGGCCTCGCGGGGCTTGTCTTCTGTCTGTTCTTCGCACCGTCCGCCCGGAGCGACGCACGCCGGCGTGCAGCGGTGGCATCGATCCGGCCGGTTAACGCAGAACGCACCCGACGGAATCGGGTGCGTGCGTAG
- a CDS encoding DEAD/DEAH box helicase — MTSLQNPAEPTPAERFAAARDRASRPRLSAFRAGLRFDLDPFQIAACASLEDGNSVLVAAPTGAGKTLIAEFAIYLAMKQSTKKVFYTAPMKALSNQKFQELVAEYGADEVGLLTGDTNVNPQARIVVMTTEVLRNMLYADSDLLTNLAFVVLDEVHFLADRFRGAVWEEVIVHLPQNVRMVSLSATVSNAEEFGDWLQAVRGETDVIVSEERPVPLEQHVLVKSKMLDLFDAAGAAGTHRVNPELVRLAQGAGRGVSVRQDGRHGGNRGRSQPPRSTFEPGRMDRAEIVRLLGGKHLLPAIFFIFSRVGCDQAVNQVLRAGVRLTDAAERAEIRAIVDERCRTLLDEDLGVLGYFEWLDGLERGVAAHHAGMLPAFKEVVEELFQKKLVKAVFATETLALGINMPARTVVLDKLEKFNGEARVPITPGEYTQLTGRAGRRGIDVEGHSVIQWASGLDPQTVASLASRRTYPLNSSFKPTYNMAVNLIDQFGRDRTRTVLESSFAQFQADRAVVDMARAVRQQEESLTGFAASMVCHLGDFTEYSAIRRRLTEVERETLTGETGARAAKERRQRELASLRKRLRAHPCHNCPERESHARWAQRWWKLRRETDALTKQITTRTGAVARVFDRVTEVLLGYGYLLEDRDGAVTLSESGLILRRIYADRDLLVAESLRRGLWNDLDPAGLAAMACALVFEPRREEGLIDERYLPRGPFRAALHDTQELWSRLDDLERDHQLPGSNPLAVGLSLAMWKWARDGSLIEVLDEAEMAAGDFVRWTKQTIDLLDQLSVVADAPVGATARIALDAIRRGIVAYSSFA, encoded by the coding sequence ATGACCTCTCTCCAGAACCCGGCCGAGCCGACGCCGGCCGAGCGCTTCGCAGCGGCCCGCGACCGGGCGAGCCGCCCCAGGCTCTCAGCTTTCCGCGCCGGACTCCGGTTCGACCTCGACCCGTTCCAGATCGCCGCCTGCGCCTCCCTCGAGGACGGCAACAGCGTTCTCGTGGCGGCACCGACCGGAGCGGGCAAGACCCTGATCGCGGAGTTCGCGATCTACCTCGCGATGAAGCAGTCGACCAAGAAGGTCTTCTACACCGCGCCGATGAAGGCGCTCAGCAACCAGAAGTTCCAGGAACTTGTCGCCGAGTATGGGGCAGACGAAGTCGGACTCCTCACCGGCGACACCAACGTGAACCCGCAGGCCCGGATCGTCGTCATGACGACAGAGGTGCTGCGCAACATGCTCTATGCGGACTCCGACCTGCTCACCAACCTCGCCTTCGTCGTGCTCGACGAAGTGCACTTCCTCGCCGACCGGTTCCGCGGCGCGGTCTGGGAAGAGGTCATCGTCCACCTGCCCCAGAACGTGCGGATGGTGTCGCTGAGCGCGACCGTGTCCAACGCGGAGGAGTTCGGCGACTGGCTGCAGGCCGTTCGCGGCGAGACCGACGTGATCGTCTCCGAGGAACGGCCGGTTCCGCTCGAGCAGCATGTGCTCGTCAAGAGCAAGATGCTCGACCTGTTCGACGCTGCGGGCGCCGCGGGAACGCACCGGGTGAACCCGGAACTGGTCCGTCTGGCCCAGGGAGCGGGCCGCGGGGTCTCCGTCCGCCAGGATGGCAGGCACGGGGGCAACCGCGGACGGTCGCAGCCGCCGCGGTCGACCTTCGAACCGGGCAGGATGGACCGCGCCGAGATCGTCCGGCTCCTCGGCGGCAAGCACCTGCTCCCAGCGATCTTCTTCATCTTCAGCAGGGTCGGCTGCGACCAGGCGGTCAACCAGGTCCTGCGGGCGGGCGTCCGCCTGACCGATGCCGCGGAACGGGCCGAGATCCGTGCGATCGTCGACGAACGCTGCCGCACCTTGCTCGACGAGGATCTCGGCGTGCTCGGCTACTTCGAATGGCTCGACGGTCTCGAACGCGGCGTTGCCGCCCACCACGCCGGCATGCTCCCCGCCTTCAAGGAGGTCGTCGAAGAACTCTTCCAGAAGAAGCTCGTCAAGGCGGTCTTCGCGACGGAGACCCTCGCCCTCGGGATCAACATGCCCGCGCGAACCGTCGTCCTCGACAAGCTCGAGAAGTTCAACGGCGAGGCCCGGGTTCCGATCACGCCGGGGGAGTACACCCAGCTCACCGGCCGCGCCGGCCGCCGCGGCATCGACGTCGAAGGCCACTCGGTCATCCAGTGGGCCTCAGGACTCGACCCGCAGACCGTCGCGTCGCTCGCCTCCCGGCGCACGTACCCGCTCAATTCGAGCTTCAAGCCGACCTACAACATGGCCGTGAACCTGATCGACCAGTTCGGCCGTGACCGCACCCGCACGGTCCTGGAATCCTCATTCGCCCAGTTCCAGGCCGACAGGGCCGTCGTCGACATGGCCAGGGCCGTCCGCCAGCAGGAGGAATCCCTCACGGGCTTCGCCGCCTCGATGGTGTGCCATCTCGGAGACTTCACCGAGTACTCGGCGATCCGCCGCCGGCTCACCGAGGTCGAACGCGAGACGCTCACGGGGGAGACCGGCGCCCGCGCGGCGAAGGAACGCCGGCAGCGTGAACTCGCGAGTCTCAGGAAGCGGCTGCGCGCGCATCCGTGCCATAACTGCCCCGAGCGCGAGTCTCACGCCCGCTGGGCGCAGCGGTGGTGGAAACTGCGTCGGGAAACGGATGCCCTCACCAAGCAGATCACGACCCGCACCGGCGCCGTCGCCCGCGTCTTCGACCGCGTCACCGAGGTCCTCCTCGGTTACGGCTACCTCCTCGAAGACCGGGACGGTGCGGTGACCCTGAGCGAGAGCGGCCTCATCCTCCGGCGGATCTATGCCGACAGGGACCTGCTCGTCGCCGAGTCCCTGCGCCGCGGCTTGTGGAACGACCTCGACCCGGCCGGACTCGCGGCGATGGCCTGCGCCCTCGTCTTCGAACCGAGACGCGAAGAGGGACTGATCGACGAGCGCTACCTGCCGCGGGGCCCATTCCGCGCAGCCCTGCACGACACCCAGGAGCTCTGGAGCCGTCTCGACGACCTCGAACGGGACCACCAGCTGCCTGGCAGTAACCCGCTCGCGGTCGGGCTCAGCCTCGCCATGTGGAAATGGGCCCGTGACGGCTCGCTCATCGAAGTCCTCGACGAGGCCGAAATGGCCGCGGGGGACTTCGTGCGCTGGACCAAGCAGACCATCGACCTCCTTGACCAGCTGTCCGTCGTCGCCGATGCCCCGGTCGGCGCGACCGCCCGGATCGCGCTCGACGCCATTCGACGCGGCATCGTCGCATACTCGTCGTTTGCCTAG
- a CDS encoding RNA polymerase-binding protein RbpA, whose product MADRSLRGMRLGAQSLQSEEGVTFSPRVSHTYLCATCSRETVMIFSAEAEAPDEWECRFCSQTATRLVDSKPVIVDHSAEKVPRTHWDMLLERRTRPELEELLQERLAFLRARRGQQKIGA is encoded by the coding sequence ATGGCGGATCGCAGTTTGCGTGGCATGAGGTTGGGCGCACAAAGCCTTCAAAGCGAAGAGGGCGTAACCTTTTCACCACGAGTTAGTCACACATACCTGTGTGCAACGTGCTCACGAGAGACGGTGATGATCTTTTCGGCGGAGGCGGAAGCCCCCGACGAGTGGGAATGCCGGTTCTGTTCCCAGACGGCCACCCGGCTCGTCGATTCCAAGCCCGTCATCGTCGATCACTCGGCCGAGAAGGTACCGCGCACACACTGGGACATGCTCCTGGAACGTCGCACCCGTCCGGAGCTCGAGGAACTGCTGCAGGAGCGCCTCGCGTTCCTCCGCGCACGTCGCGGCCAGCAGAAGATCGGCGCCTGA
- a CDS encoding DUF308 domain-containing protein — translation MSHPVTEFDLTVDPSRLSKPELTTMRTAMAVGGVVAIVLGVMILVWSGATLNIMAVLFGLYFLIGGIVRIVRGIVMAGGGAGVRVLNILLGVLLLVAGVIAIRNPIGTIAVLGMVIGISWLIEGVAALVETASDSSRWFGILFAVISTVAGIVVLLSPVNSLGVLVIVGGVFLIVSGLVQLIVSFTLGRGARTSVTD, via the coding sequence ATGTCTCACCCCGTCACCGAATTCGATCTCACGGTGGACCCGAGCCGCCTGAGCAAGCCCGAACTGACCACGATGCGAACCGCCATGGCCGTGGGCGGGGTCGTCGCCATCGTGCTCGGCGTGATGATCCTGGTCTGGTCTGGCGCGACGCTCAACATCATGGCCGTCCTTTTCGGCCTCTACTTCCTGATCGGCGGAATCGTCCGGATCGTTCGGGGCATCGTCATGGCCGGCGGCGGCGCAGGCGTCCGGGTGCTGAACATCCTGCTCGGTGTGCTGCTGCTCGTCGCCGGCGTCATCGCGATTCGCAATCCGATCGGGACCATCGCCGTGCTCGGCATGGTCATCGGGATCTCGTGGCTGATCGAGGGTGTTGCGGCGCTCGTCGAAACGGCGTCGGACTCGAGCAGGTGGTTCGGCATCCTCTTCGCGGTGATCAGCACCGTGGCCGGAATCGTGGTGCTGCTCTCCCCCGTGAACTCCCTCGGCGTGCTCGTCATCGTCGGCGGGGTGTTCCTGATCGTGTCCGGCCTGGTCCAGCTGATTGTGTCGTTCACGCTCGGACGCGGCGCGCGCACCAGCGTCACAGACTGA
- a CDS encoding SDR family oxidoreductase: protein MTNPLAAGSLNGQRVLVTGSSRGVGAATVGIFAEAGASVVINFRNKEARAIKVADAIRAAGGTAITAGADLTDEASVAAMIETIRAEYGGLDILVMNASGGMETGMAPDYAMKLNRDAQLNLLAAARPLLGAGARVVFVTSHQAHFFETAPTMPEYVPVARSKRAGEDALRALIPELDSDGIGFVVVSGDIIEGTVTATLLERSSPGTMSARKVAAGRLYNVSEFAAEVALAAVEPVPASNTRYVGDTTDMVTD from the coding sequence GTGACCAACCCACTTGCCGCAGGTTCACTGAACGGACAGCGTGTCCTCGTCACCGGCTCTTCCCGGGGCGTGGGAGCCGCGACCGTCGGAATCTTCGCGGAAGCCGGAGCGAGTGTCGTCATCAACTTCCGCAACAAGGAGGCGCGGGCGATCAAAGTCGCGGACGCCATCCGCGCGGCCGGCGGCACGGCCATCACCGCGGGCGCCGACCTCACCGATGAGGCCTCGGTCGCAGCCATGATCGAAACCATCCGCGCGGAATACGGCGGACTCGACATCCTCGTGATGAATGCCTCTGGCGGCATGGAAACCGGGATGGCCCCCGACTACGCGATGAAGCTCAACCGGGATGCCCAGCTCAACCTGCTCGCGGCCGCTCGCCCCCTGCTGGGCGCCGGTGCCAGGGTCGTGTTCGTCACGAGCCACCAGGCGCACTTCTTCGAGACAGCCCCGACCATGCCCGAGTACGTGCCGGTCGCACGGAGTAAGCGTGCGGGTGAGGACGCGCTGCGCGCGCTCATCCCCGAACTCGACTCCGACGGCATCGGTTTTGTCGTGGTCTCCGGAGACATCATCGAGGGCACCGTCACGGCGACGCTCCTCGAGCGTTCGAGCCCCGGAACCATGAGCGCCCGCAAGGTCGCCGCCGGGCGCCTGTACAACGTGAGCGAATTCGCCGCAGAGGTGGCCCTCGCCGCCGTCGAGCCGGTTCCCGCCAGCAACACCCGGTACGTCGGCGACACCACCGACATGGTCACCGACTAG
- a CDS encoding excinuclease ABC subunit UvrA produces the protein MMSLPLHAADIHDLIRVQGARENNLKNVTIDIPKRRLTVFTGVSGSGKSSLVFSTIAAESQRMINETYSAFLQGFMPTLARPDVDVLEGLTTAIIVDQERMGANSRSTVGTATDANALLRILFSRLGQPHIGSPQAYSFNVASISGAGAVTLERAGKTVKERRSFTITGGMCPRCEGMGTVNDIDLTQLYDASKSLNEGALTIPGYTPDGWGVRIFTGSGFLDADKPIRDYSAQELEDFLYREPTKVKVGDINMTYDGLVPKVQKAFLSKDREAMQPHIRVFVDRAVTFTTCPECGGTRLSAAARSSTISGLSIAEACSLQISDLAGWVRTLDEPSVLPLLTALRQLLDSFVEIGLGYLSLDRPAGTLSGGEAQRTKMIRHLGSSLTDVTYVFDEPTIGLHPHDIERMNTLLLQLRDKGNTVLVVEHKPETIVIADHVVDLGPGAGTAGGTVCFEGTVEELRSSGTLTGRHFDDRSALKDTVRTPTGALEIRGATKNNLQGVDVDIPLGVLVVLTGVAGSGKSSLVHGCIPAGAEVVSIDQGGIRGSRRSNPATYTGMLEPIRKAFAKANGVKPALFSSNSEGACANCNGAGVIYTDLGVMATVATTCEVCEGKRFEASVLDYHLGGRDISEVLAMSVTEAESFFGSGEARTPAAHAILVRLADVGLGYLGLGQPLTTLSGGERQRLKLASQMSEKGDIYVLDEPTTGLHLADVEQLLGLLDRLVDSGKSVIVVEHHQAVMAHADWIIDLGPGAGHDGGRIVFEGTPADLVAARSTLTGQFLAAYVGA, from the coding sequence ATGATGAGCCTTCCTCTGCACGCCGCCGACATCCACGATCTGATTCGGGTTCAGGGCGCGAGGGAGAACAACCTCAAGAACGTCACCATCGACATCCCGAAACGTCGCTTGACGGTGTTCACCGGCGTCTCCGGGTCGGGAAAGAGTTCCCTCGTGTTCAGTACGATCGCCGCCGAGTCTCAGCGGATGATCAACGAGACGTACAGCGCCTTCCTGCAGGGCTTCATGCCGACCCTCGCGCGGCCGGACGTCGACGTGCTCGAGGGGCTCACGACCGCGATCATCGTCGACCAGGAGCGAATGGGCGCCAATTCCCGGTCAACGGTCGGAACCGCGACCGACGCGAACGCGCTGCTGCGCATCCTCTTCAGCCGGCTGGGCCAGCCGCACATCGGCTCGCCGCAGGCGTACTCCTTCAACGTCGCCTCGATCAGCGGGGCGGGCGCGGTCACGCTCGAGCGGGCGGGCAAGACCGTGAAGGAACGGCGCAGTTTCACGATCACCGGCGGCATGTGCCCCCGGTGCGAGGGCATGGGCACGGTCAACGACATCGACCTCACCCAGCTCTATGACGCTTCCAAATCGCTCAACGAAGGTGCGCTCACGATTCCCGGCTACACCCCGGACGGCTGGGGTGTGCGGATCTTCACGGGGTCGGGCTTCCTCGACGCGGACAAGCCGATCCGCGACTACAGCGCGCAGGAGCTCGAGGACTTCCTGTACCGGGAACCGACCAAGGTGAAAGTGGGGGATATCAACATGACCTACGACGGCCTTGTCCCCAAGGTCCAGAAGGCGTTCCTCTCGAAGGACCGCGAGGCGATGCAGCCGCACATCCGCGTGTTCGTGGACCGCGCTGTCACGTTCACGACCTGCCCGGAGTGCGGTGGCACCCGTCTCAGTGCGGCAGCCCGGTCCTCCACGATCTCAGGACTCAGCATCGCGGAGGCCTGCTCCCTTCAGATCAGCGACCTGGCCGGGTGGGTTCGCACTCTCGACGAACCCTCCGTGTTGCCGCTCCTGACCGCGCTGCGCCAGCTCCTCGATTCCTTCGTCGAGATCGGACTGGGCTACCTCTCCCTCGACCGGCCGGCCGGCACCCTCTCTGGCGGTGAAGCCCAGCGCACCAAGATGATCCGGCACCTGGGATCCTCGCTGACCGACGTCACCTACGTCTTCGACGAACCCACCATCGGGTTGCACCCCCATGACATCGAACGGATGAACACGTTGCTGCTGCAGCTGCGGGACAAGGGGAACACGGTGCTCGTCGTCGAGCACAAGCCGGAGACGATCGTGATCGCCGACCACGTCGTCGACCTCGGCCCTGGCGCGGGAACGGCCGGCGGCACGGTCTGCTTCGAGGGCACCGTCGAGGAACTCCGCTCCAGCGGTACCCTCACCGGTCGTCATTTCGACGACCGCTCCGCCCTCAAGGACACCGTGCGCACGCCAACGGGGGCGCTCGAGATCCGCGGCGCGACGAAGAACAACCTGCAGGGCGTCGACGTCGACATCCCGCTCGGCGTGCTCGTCGTGCTGACCGGGGTGGCCGGGTCGGGAAAGAGTTCGCTCGTGCACGGGTGCATCCCGGCAGGGGCGGAGGTGGTGTCGATCGACCAGGGTGGCATCCGGGGTTCCCGGCGCAGCAACCCCGCCACGTACACCGGAATGCTCGAGCCGATCCGCAAGGCCTTCGCCAAGGCCAACGGAGTCAAGCCTGCGCTGTTCAGTTCCAACTCCGAGGGCGCCTGCGCCAATTGCAACGGGGCAGGCGTCATCTACACCGACCTCGGCGTGATGGCCACCGTAGCGACGACCTGCGAGGTCTGCGAGGGCAAGCGGTTTGAGGCATCCGTGCTCGACTACCACCTCGGCGGGCGCGACATCAGCGAGGTCCTCGCCATGTCGGTCACCGAGGCCGAAAGCTTCTTTGGTTCGGGGGAGGCGCGCACGCCCGCCGCTCACGCGATCCTCGTCCGGCTGGCCGATGTCGGACTCGGCTATCTCGGCCTGGGCCAGCCGCTGACGACCCTGTCCGGGGGCGAACGGCAGCGGCTCAAGCTCGCAAGCCAGATGTCCGAGAAAGGCGACATCTACGTCCTGGACGAACCGACCACCGGCCTCCACCTCGCCGACGTCGAGCAGCTTCTCGGCCTGCTCGACCGCCTGGTCGACTCCGGCAAGTCCGTCATCGTCGTCGAACATCACCAGGCGGTCATGGCACACGCCGACTGGATCATCGACCTCGGCCCCGGTGCTGGCCACGACGGCGGACGGATCGTCTTCGAAGGAACACCCGCCGATCTTGTCGCCGCCCGGTCGACGCTCACCGGCCAGTTCCTCGCGGCGTACGTCGGCGCCTGA